AAAgcaaaagagaaaaaaacaccGCTTGATTTGAATTTACAATTATTCAAATGTTTATGTTGATGAATGTATAGTTTGTGTATCACTTACTGTAAATTCTTGATCATCTTTCCATTGTATAATTTTACCATTTTCATCTGAATTCTCATTTATTGTTTCTGTATTACGTTTAGATAAACCATATTTTTTACGTTGTGCTTTATCAGCACGACGACTAGATAAATGAGCTTGTTCTTCGGCAATTGTTTCAAATTTTGCACGTTGATAAATATCTCTTGATCGTAAAAGATTTAATGCGATTATGTCACAAACAGTTGGCGCCTAAaatgtaatatatttttatataatatAATGCTTATATGTAATAGAGATTGTAAGATATAGGGACTGGACTAACTTCAATCAAGTTAatagacaataataattatatataaatttcCAAGTGAACAGTAgcaataaacaattaaatatgttattttaatagttgtgatcattagtcaattaaagctaggcaactatggaaaacctgaaagcactggaaggccg
The sequence above is drawn from the Schistosoma mansoni, WGS project CABG00000000 data, supercontig 0223, strain Puerto Rico, whole genome shotgun sequence genome and encodes:
- a CDS encoding XP_018647283.1; amino-acid sequence: MSKLIIFIFYILFLYFCSYAHFYSENGTNYRDLIKAYGIRFVIHVSGEAGKFHLLPLTMNIGSGLALLGLAPTVCDIIALNLLRSRDIYQRAKFETIAEEQAHLSSRRADKAQRKKYGLSKRNTETINENSDENGKIIQWKDDQEFTVSDTQTIHSST